Part of the Longimicrobiaceae bacterium genome is shown below.
GCGCCGCGCTCCCACTGGGTGAGCACCACCAGGACGTAGGGCTTGCGGTCGGGGAGGTAGACGATGGCCGCGTCGTGCGCCACGGTGGAGATCTCCCCCGTCTTGTTGGCGACGCGGGCGTCGTCCGGGACGCCGGCGGGGATCCCGCTGCGGAACTCCTGATCGTGCAGGATCTCCAGCATCCGCGCCGAGGCCATCACCGAGAAGGCGGTCCCCTCCTCGATGTGGCGGAGGACGGCGACGAGCCCGTTGGCGGTCACCATGTTGTTGATCCCCTCCTCGTAGGCGCGCTCGTCCTCCACCCCCCGCTCCAGGGTGACGCCCTCGATTCCCAGCTCCCGGATGGAGGCGCGCATCTCGTCCAGCCCCACCACCTCCACCAGGAGGTTGGTGGCCAGGTTGCTGCTGGTGACGATCATGTGGCGGGCCAGCTCCCGGACCCGCATGGTCCGCCCGAGGTGCTTGTGCACCACCGAGTTGGCGTCGCGCCCCGATTCCACCCGGAAGGGCTCGCCGTCGGCCACGCTGAGGAAGCGATTGCGCACGTGCACCCGCCCGTTCAGCGGGAGCTGCCCCTTCTGCGCGGCGCCGAAGACGCCCAGCAGCATGGGGACCTTGATGGTGCTGGCGGCGTGGAACCACTCGTCGCCGCTGTAGTGCCAGTGGGTGCGCGTCTCGTAGTCGTAGTAGGCCGCGGCCACGGATTCCGCTCCGGCCTCCTGCCGGATCCGCCGCACCGCCGCGGCAAGCTCGTCGTTGTCTTCGGAACTCATGGGTCGGGATACGCATTGAAAGGCCCCGCCGCCGATCCGCGGCGACAGGGCGCTGCGCTGCTTTGCAGGTTTGAAGCCAGCGCCGCGCACGGGCGCCCGGAGAAAGGGAGCGGGGCCGGAGGAGCAATCCCCCGGCCCCGCCTCCGTCCGGGCGCACTCCGTCGCCTCGTGCTCAGACCCCGGCCGGCTCCACCGCCGCGCGGGCCGGGTAGTGCGTCTCCACGTACTCATCCAGGATCCGCTTGAACTCCTCGGCGATGTGGTCGCCCTTGAGGGTGACGCGGTGCTCGCCGTCCACGTACACCGGGGCCTTGGGCTCCTCGAAGGTGCCGGGGAGGGAGATCCCCAGGTTGGCGTGCTTGCTCTCGCCGGGGCCGTTCACCACGCACCCCATCACCGCCACCTTCATCTCCTCCACGCCGGGGTGCGTCTCCCGCCAGACGGGCATCTGGTCGCGGAGGTAGCCCTGGACGTCCTCCGCCAGCTTCTGGAAGTAGGTGGAGGTGGTGCGCCCGCACCCGGGGCAGCTCGTCACCTGGGGGGTGAAGGAGCGGATCTCCAGCGACTGCAGCACTTGCTGCGCGACGTGCACCTCCTCGGTGCGGTCGCCGCCGGGCTTGGGAGTGAGCGAGACGCGGATGGTGTCGCCGATCCCCTGCTGCAGCAGGATGGAGAGCCCCGCCGTGGAGGCGACGATCCCCTTGGTCCCCATCCCCGCCTCGGTGAGCCCAAGGTGCAGCGGGTAGTCGCAGAGCACGGCGAGGCGTCCGTACACCGCCACCAGGTCCTGCACCCCGCTCACCTTGGCGGACAGGATGATCCGGTCGTGCGGGAGCCCCACCTCCTCGGCGAGCGCGGCGGAGCGGAGCGCGCTCTCGACCATGGCGGAGCGGAGCACCTCCTGGGCGTC
Proteins encoded:
- a CDS encoding serine hydrolase, yielding MSSEDNDELAAAVRRIRQEAGAESVAAAYYDYETRTHWHYSGDEWFHAASTIKVPMLLGVFGAAQKGQLPLNGRVHVRNRFLSVADGEPFRVESGRDANSVVHKHLGRTMRVRELARHMIVTSSNLATNLLVEVVGLDEMRASIRELGIEGVTLERGVEDERAYEEGINNMVTANGLVAVLRHIEEGTAFSVMASARMLEILHDQEFRSGIPAGVPDDARVANKTGEISTVAHDAAIVYLPDRKPYVLVVLTQWERGASGRSDTIARISRAVYEHLMDLGESPDA
- the ispG gene encoding flavodoxin-dependent (E)-4-hydroxy-3-methylbut-2-enyl-diphosphate synthase: MSAIQRRRTVTVDVGGVRVGSDHPVVVQSMTNTDTADVEGTVRQVAALWRAGSEVVRVTVNNDESARAVPYIVEGLRRRGVDVPIVGDFHYNGHLLLTKYPDAAEALAKYRINPGNVGTSRRDANFATIVEQAIRWEKPVRIGVNWGSLDQNLLTQMMDANAGLPPEDRVDAQEVLRSAMVESALRSAALAEEVGLPHDRIILSAKVSGVQDLVAVYGRLAVLCDYPLHLGLTEAGMGTKGIVASTAGLSILLQQGIGDTIRVSLTPKPGGDRTEEVHVAQQVLQSLEIRSFTPQVTSCPGCGRTTSTYFQKLAEDVQGYLRDQMPVWRETHPGVEEMKVAVMGCVVNGPGESKHANLGISLPGTFEEPKAPVYVDGEHRVTLKGDHIAEEFKRILDEYVETHYPARAAVEPAGV